One genomic segment of Hordeum vulgare subsp. vulgare chromosome 2H, MorexV3_pseudomolecules_assembly, whole genome shotgun sequence includes these proteins:
- the LOC123431280 gene encoding G-type lectin S-receptor-like serine/threonine-protein kinase SD1-13 encodes MNKVAGFLRARRDTTLMTTSLSDSCCGNLYDYLLCKFLCHVTIVDVDDCDGQFTNATSERRFQGVPEQIVIVTMAGDHPPYSTSDDDPYANTTSKRIAMTPIDGGGAAPARSPDTPHVPTTLLETMLLDESSRPRDILIPLQELKDITDNFSVDRILGHGGFSVVYKGVLRNGELIAVKRIVSSLVPGLQKQFESEVYHLMLLKHPNIVRCIGYCYETRNACLEHSGKYVFAEKAERLLCLEYMPKGSLRDYLSDKSSGHDWSTRYNIIEGICFGLCYLHMQMDKPILHLDLKPANILLDADMLPKISDFGLSRLLDKKETICTTSRDGTFGYMSQEFLNGGKISPKSDIFSLGVIILEVVTGHRDYPDVTRTPSEDFIELTIRKWRNVLQRTPGCWSLIIDCEQIKRCLHVGLICVNPDRTKRPSIAKVISMLRGSESIDYDILQ; translated from the exons ATGAACAAGGTGGCCGGTTTCTTGCGGGCGCGGCGGGACACGACGTTGATGACGACGAGCCTCTCCGACTCCTGCTGCGGCAACCTATACGACTACCTTTTGTGCAAGTTCTTGTGCCATGTGACGATCGTCGATGTCGACGATTGTGATGGCCAGTTCACCAACGCGACCTCAGAGCGGCGTTTTCAGGGCGTGCCCGAGCAGATAGTGATCGTGACGATGGCTGGTGATCATCCGCCATATTCGACTTCGGACGATGATCCCTACGCCAACACAACCTCGAAGCGCATCGCAATGACGCCGATCGATGGTGGTGGTGCAGCACCAGCACGCTCTCCAGATACTCCCCATGTTCCCACTACCTTGTTGGAGACCATGCTACTGGATGAGAGCTCGAGGCCACGCGATATACTAATACCACTGCAAGAGTTAAAGGACATCACGGATAACTTCTCCGTCGATCGGATACTTGGCCATGGTGGTTTCAGCGTGGTATATAAG GGAGTGCTACGCAATGGGGAATTGATCGCCGTGAAGAGGATCGTGTCGTCACTCGTCCCAGGCCTGCAGAAGCAGTTCGAGAGCGAGGTGTACCATCTTATGCTGCTCAAGCATCCAAATATAGTGCGGTGCATAGGCTACTGCTATGAAACGCGTAATGCGTGTTTGGAGCACAGCGGGAAATACGTTTTCGCAGAGAAAGCAGAGAGGTTACTTTGCTTGGAGTATATGCCCAAGGGAAGTCTCAGAGACTATCTCTCAG ACAAATCTTCTGGACATGATTGGAGCACACGCTACAATATAATCGAGGGAATTTGTTTTGGTTTATGTTATCTTCACATGCAAATGGATAAGCCTATTCTTCACCTAGATCTAAAACCTGCCAACATATTGCTCGATGCCGACATGCTCCCCAAAATTTCAGATTTTGGTCTATCACGATTACTTGATAAAAAAGAAACTATCTGCACTACATCTCGCGATGGAACATT TGGTTACATGTCACAAGAATTCTTGAATGGAGGTAAAATTTCACCGAAATCAGACATATTCAGTTTGGGTGTGATAATCTTGGAGGTAGTAACGGGACACAGGGACTACCCTGACGTTACTAGAACTCCTTCAGAGGACTTTATCGAGCTT ACTATTAGAAAATGGAGAAATGTGTTACAGAGAACTCCGGGGTGCTGGTCCCTAATAATAGATTGTGA